Sequence from the Zeugodacus cucurbitae isolate PBARC_wt_2022May chromosome 5, idZeuCucr1.2, whole genome shotgun sequence genome:
caaaaaataaaataatagcagTCCTTTGAATACTTAACGACACTAAAAAATTGATCTTTTttaattgatatatatttttaacattttttaataattaattgagtgggcattaatttaaaacaataacgtTGTGCAACTTCTACTTTGGAGCTataatatgttttcaatttcggaaaatatttttgaaaaataataataaatattattaacttataaatcgtttatttattaataataggaaaatatttgtatttccttACTTTTTGGTCATACTGTATGACTACGTAAGCTTGGGCTTTTTTGCCCTACTATTTGCATAAAAGACATGTGTGTACAcataacatatatttatgtttatttagtaTGCTTACTATACTACAAACTAGGCGAAATagaatattcgaaaataaaaataaacacagaaAACAATATCAAAACTCCAACTTAAGTTTAACCTCTAAATTTAATCGGCTGTACATTGGCGCCAGAGCCGTAACCGTAACCACCATAACCGTGACTACCAAAACCATGTCCACCGCTTCTACCTAGACAGAAACCTCTTATACCGTTACTCAATTGACTGCAGTAGGACGCATCGACTTTAGTGTATtctaattgaaggaaaaaaagaattattattagatatatCCGTTTCTAGTTCCACAAAATAATTAGATAATTACGTGCTGTCTGCTGACAATTAGCCGATTGCAGCTCACAATTATTGCTAAAACTCTGACACAAATTCGATTGACCGAAGCGTCCACAAACGTTTGTCTGACGATAGCAGTTGCGTGTATCCACGACACAAACACGCGCAGACAAGGCGCAAGAGAATAACGCGAAGAATATGTTGAATGCTAAAAGTAGGCAACGCATTTTACTACTCTGCAAATTTCAAAGATTTGGAAATATTAGGAATATTCCGCTATGACCTTAGCCAATTCTTTCGCAACTATTAGTGCTTCTGGTGTTTCCAAACTTTTATAGTAAAAATGTGGCCCTCAGCCCTACTAAAATATCTGTTTTTTCTACCAAATGTTAATATTAgtgttgcaaatttttttgtataacaatTTCGCACgttcgcaaatatttttatttggtaaataaaatttgcaaaatcaagGCAGTGCCAATTAGAATAAACGGAAGCATTTTTGAAAACCATACATTTTATGAGAGAGTTCATTGGCATACATACGGTTTACGGTGAATTACTTCCCAACACCTGTTTCAATATGAAACACGAGCTAAATATGTGTTTAGCTGCTTACGAAAGTTGTCACTTGCGAAGTGTaacaatttcttttgaatttgtttttttttttttagcaaatttttaattgcgTATTGTTCGAAGTCTTCTCAAACCTTTTTCAAGGTAAGACATTTACTTGCCGCATATATAACAATTTTGAGGATAATTAAGGTCATTAGtaactaaaatttaaactgTTTGTCAAGTCTCATAAGATCATAACCACTAAAGCAGAGGGTTTCGATGAGGGATTATAGGGTTGTGTTGTCCTTTACTAGTATTTAAAATTCCCAATAGATCTTGCACACCAATTCTACTACGGATAGAAAGTTTTTATTAAGAttgtttcaaaattgttttactGAGtatactataacaacaacagctacaacaaatTAACATTGTTCTGGGTACTGGGACACAGAGTCATATAAGGCAACGAACTCGCAGACCAGCCAGCTAGGTAGGCCACGGCTGCCAGGCCGGTGGGGCCGAAGCCCTTCATTGCTGTTGGTCCGCAAGTTCTCAGAAATGTACTACTCGAAGGCGAATTGGTAAGTTTGAATCGCTACTGGCTGTAATTGTAGGGACTTCTCCACTCCAAACTTTTTCTAGGGGGGTACAACCGCAAGAGATTCAAGCAACTTATTGCGCtcccaagaaacaaaatgagGCAACTAGTTGCACTTtacactggccactgcagactaaggcgTCTTCTGAACAAACTCGGGATCTGATCAACGGACCTGTGCAGATTCTGTGATTTGTAAACGGAAACACCTGAGTACCTATTCCTGGAATGTCACGCGATAGCGGGGTTAAGGAGTCAGGCAATGGGTTCTCTATATTCCCAAGAGGAAAGTATCGCGACCACCAGCCCTGCAGCGTTACTATAttttcttagagctacaggactGGATGGTATTCTGTGATAAACAGGAGAGGGCATAATAGACCGTAGGGCGCTGTGCGATCCGCTAATAAAATCTAATCTAAGACTATATCAAGAAAGTAAGTATTTAAATTCGTTCAATGAATCTCGAGTTATCTTCTTCTAGAATGTAATCGTTTTAAAGAGATAGTGGTGAACCTCAACTTTCACACTTCAGTGTATTTTTGCAGATATTTCGTGTATAAAGAGCGGAGATGATGTTGATTCgtatcaaaaaatgtattttggcAAAAAATACATCGAGTTCCACCAAGAAAGGCCAACTAACTTCTCAATCATTTTGTTAACCCTATGCTTCCACAAGTCAAACGTCTGCTCCGGGAAACTTGTAATTTTAGcttaaaaatagttcattttgaagacgatttcaaaaattttaatacacaaattttaaaatattagaatacaaaatagtttttcataaaacacACAATCCATTGTTGCGCGAAAGAACCAATAAGAGCGgctaacatttttaaaatgtcaCTGCTTTTGTAAGCTTAAAAGCACAAATTGTTTGGATATTTGGCACAGTTGCCGCCGTGATTTCGCCCAGTTTCAACTGAGTGCACTAAaagcatttcatttatttcttgaaCGCGTCCATTTGACATGCATTTCCTAACCGTCTACTTCCGTCCAACACAATGCCTGATTCATTCATTATAACCGCCGCCCCCTGCTCGCATGCATTACCCCCGCGTCATATACACCGAGCActccctgttgttgttgttgctgttgtagaaTTTGTCGCTAAATGGTCATGGCTTGAAAAAGTGAACGCCATCAGCTGAACCATCAGATTTATGCTGAGTGAGCACAAGTGCGCCCAAAAGCGTTGGCTGCTGCTCCACTGCTGTTGCTGCAGCAGTTGTTGCCGCCGGATGATCAGCTAGTTAAAATAACAACCAAAATGGCATTTTAGAATTTgagtataattttttacatccTGTTATGCTGGCTTATTTCGTTATGGGCGCCAGTATGAATTTCACAGGCGGCACCAAAGTGCTGCCATCCACCTCCTTGTATGTGTTTTGGTGTGTGTCGGTGTGGCCAagtgaaaatgagcgaaatgtgTTAAAAAGTGGCAATTTCAGCTGTGGCACTGATTTTCGACGGCtttcttgccttgccttgccgcTCCGTCTTAACCGTCGGCGAGCAGCTGCGCTGTGTCGTCGAAAATTTCTCGCTAAagcgaaaataagtgaaattttttcGGCGAAGATTCttctttttgtgattttttttttgtgtctcaGCCACATTCTCAGCTAGCTGCTCGCTGACTGTCTGCTTGGCCTTGCTCGGATTGTCTTCTGGGTAATTTTTCATGGTGATTTGCTTCGGTTGTCTTTGAGTGAGGCGAAATAAACACCAAGCCAAGGCGCCGCGCCGCGCAAGGCTGCGCGCAATCTTACAACCAGCGAAACAGCAGCACTTTGCCGAAATATGATATGCGGAAATTGAAGAAATATCATAGATACACATGTACACATGTTTGTAAGCGAATGTAGTGCAAGGCTGCTAGGTGTTTCCGCTTGAAGTTTGTAGATGCTTATGCTACGTGATCCATGATATTTTTCAGCGCAGACATATTGCGTTACAGTGGCATAGTAAATggcaataataaatttttgccGCTCCCAGCAGCCGAAGCATGCGGACaggaatacaaaaacaaaagtattcAACTCAACTTAAAATGAGTTGGAAAGTGTTTTGAGTAGAAAAAAATGCGTGAAGTTTCATGAGTTGTGGCGATATAAAGAATCATtagattgaaaaataataaattattaagtttaataaataaatactgcaTCCGAAATTGAAGATCGCCATACTCAACCTCAACATCAATCCATCAATCCATTCTTGattaaacatgtatgtatgtgattggcgttgcaaccgtttagccggttatagccgaatcgacgatagtgcgccaccacTCTCTCTCCTtctcaggttaaagaagtcgcacgatagtgagtcaccttgtctgaaacctcgtttggtatcgaacggctcggagaggtccttcccaatcatgacggagctttggtgttgctcaacgtcaatttacacagccgtattagttttgcggggataccaaattcagacatcgcggcgtaaaggcatctccttttcgtgctgtcgaaagcagctttaaaatcgacaaaaaggtggtgtgtgtcgatcctcttttcacgggtcttctccaagatttggcgcatggtgaatatctggtcagttgtcgattttccaggtctaaagccacactgataaggtccaatcagttcgttgacggtgggctttagtccttcacacagtacactcgatagaaccttgtatgcgatatttaggaggctgatcccacggtaattggcgcagattgtgggatctccctttttatggattgggcagagcacactgagatgccaatcgtcaggcatgctttcttccgaccatattctgcaaagaagctgatacatgcaccttatcagttcttcgccgccgtatttgaatagttctgccggtaatctatcggcccccgctgctttgttgttcttcaagcgggtaattgctattcgagaTTATTGATTAAACATAGTAGTGTTTAAATTGTTTTAGCCTAGTTCACAATGTCTTGTCAGCCCTTTCAATGCTTCGAAAATTGAACTAGAAAGTTAGGTTTCTTTCTTTTATACTTGGTCTCCCAGTAGCGGTATCCATCTTCCCTTATGATGTTATACCTCTCCAACGGGTTCTTCATTAGTTCTCTGAATCCTTTTCTACAACAAATCCATATcattttttatggattttaacGTCAACCATCCGTAAAGtagtttaaaaaattgattGTCAAAAAGAAAGCGTGAGTAGGCTAACTGCTCGTTTATTCTTACTTACCTCCAGCATCATTCGCattatttctttattcaaaTTAGAGTAACCGGAACAACAgtgtttttattcaaatatagtAGATGTGTTTTTAAAAAGTATATTCAAACGATTCGAATTTTAAAAGTAGAATCAACACTATGGAGTGTTGGAATCAAGATGTCCAAAACAATTCCGAATATGCCATTGACGTTTTATAACACGAAACAAACCAGTTCTTACCCAGCATCGGTTGGCCTATGTTTCTGCCACATGCTGCTTCTCTAACGTCAATTCTAAGATTCCGCGATATATATTAGAGTGTGGTATAGTTTATCTGTTCAATCCTATTTCAAACTGAATTTATATTGGCAACACGTTTTCAACGGACACTGTTGGGGTTAGGGATTGTGTCATGCTCTCTCTTGTGTTCTCGCCACCAGGATAGAATAGCTCAGTTTGTAAAGCATCCTACCACAGTCCCTCAATATCATTTCACATTGACTCATACTCTCGAAACCTCTTCTTTTCGATCGATAAATGCGTTAAGTTTCGCCTTAGCTCGGTAGCGCTCCATAAGTGACCTAAAAAttttctgtcttgtcttctaaCAGAATATCCTTTAATCATCTAGACTGCCCATATCTCTAGCGATTCACATTATCGACTTGTTTGTTCGACAAATTCGTTTATCAACATATTTCAGCTAAGCAGGAAAGACAGCGTCTTGAAGCAATTATGAGTTCAACCGCGGAgagtgaatatatataaaacgatatctaattaaatttttatcataaaatatctTCCAACCACAAATGCAATTTGCACTCGTGCCAAGTCATTTTACACATAATTTCCATTTTGTCACTTTCACAGTTGAAATGTGTACCATTTCCTGTGGGCTACcaagagaaaaatttaaatctcaCCACTTCCGACGTGTAAATCTTTAAATACTGGTGCAATActactttttattgttgttgtacaagggCCAAGTTGTCAGTTGTGTTGCAATTTGCATGCATTTGTCGGATGTTCACATTATGTTGGCTGTCAGCCATTCTTATTAGTTTTACTTTCAAAGTTTTTGGCGCAACCACACAGTGTCTTAAAAGACTCTGCATTAATGAGAATTTAATGGCATTTGGCACGTAAtatgaaaatgcctaaaatttaaaataacatcCCCGATTCGTATTTAGGTCACAAACTTCGCTGCAGAGAGAAGAAGAAACTTTAAGTTCCAATTCATGAGGCATTCTTAGTTGCAAAAAGTGAATCCATATCTTCAAACGaaatagaatatatttaaatctcCTGGGGTTGAGTTCTTCAAGTGGTTATCTGAGTGTTATTTGAGTAGTTTTAGTGTTTGGTTTTACAAAATCCGAACACTAGGTGGAGGCATCGACGCAGAGAAGCTGGGTATTTCAAAGATCCCAAAAATATACAATCCAAATTCTCTGGATTCTAAATCTGGATTACTATGTTGCGGGACGTAGTCGGTGGAAAAGAGGCACGGTGACCTTTTTCACAGACTCAGATCTAAGTTCAGAAAGCTAGTTGGAGGAGGAGTGCGACTGCAGGATATTGCTGGCCTAAGATAGATCGCTGGTGATCCACTGAGCTATTTGCTCTTAGTAAGGTTCAGCTGGTCGTTATGATAGAACCCATTACTGACGACTGCCCGATGGGGTACCATGCCGTGAGACTAATTATCCTGACTGatgcaaattgccaaagttGCATGGAAGAAACGGAGATTGAGACATCGATACACTCCACTCCTCCATTGTCCAACTTCGGAGAACCAGATGAACTGTCCCGAAGCAAACTAAAAATTAGTTGCCTCTATAAATTCGTGAAAGACTCAAAAGGCTTAGCCGTTAATTGAGTGTTTTGTGCATCCATTTTGAGGAGTTTGCGGCATCTCAAAGGACTGGTtctagctgtccaagtgggatctcCTGTGAGACATTAGATCATCccctttaacctaacctaacttaatctAGGTGAAAACATTATAAGAACACGGTCTCTGAAAACTATGTGCAGCTTTGCTTTTAATCTGTATTCTTTGTCTATGTCTTATCTTCTTCTTTCCAGAGATTTTATATGAGCAAGGCTAGGCTTTTTAAGTGAAGAATCAAGATAACCtctctaaattaaaattttaagttttttttatactgaATACTAGCATATGTTGTATTTCGCTTTAAACCATTTTAAAGTCCTCATAAACTCAACCAAGCATTTCTCTTACAGATGGCCTGCAGCCGTTTCAGCAAATCGTGCAACGGATTGTAAAGGAAATCTCGCCATTTCCAATGCCGAGCATTTAAGTCCACAGTAATGCCTACAAACAGCATACAACTGTTGagtgcagcaacagcaacagcaacaacgcgaGCAATTGCAAGGCCAGCAACGGAGCGTAGTGACAGCCGACATTAACGGTAAATACCGAAACACTCAAGGCAATTGTTTCGGAAGATACACTAAAGAGCGGCTACAAAGTGATTACTGGCCACGGCACAAAGCAGGTGCCCGACGACATAGTAAATCGCGCCGTTATGTGTGTGTAGCGACAAACGGACGCAAAACCAACGACAGCATAATCATTGTGAATGTCAAACAGCGGCATCAATTGCAAGTCGACCGTTTGGCCAACAGTATAACAATTATAGTGAATTCGCGTGGGCTTTCCGCAGTTAAACGTTGCCCGGGGCAAGCACagctaaagcaacaacaataacaacaacatttgcgAGTCACGATAGCAGCAATGAGTGCGGACGTAGCAACAAGCAGGCAGTCGAGTGCaatcacaacagcaacaacaacagacaaaGTTGCAACCAAAACCAGGCAATCGGCGGCATGGACAACGTTTCGGTGGCCGATTGGTTTATGCGAAATCGGCGaatcagctgcaacaacaacaactgcaatggcTACAACGAAAGCTTTGCAGTCAAAGCGAGTTGATGACATCGCTTGCCGTCAGCAACGTGATGAAGatgatcacaacaacaacaacagaagtagcaaaaacaaaaacagaagcaAAGACATCAATATCCCCTCAGCGCAACGAATTGCAAGTCAAAAGCGAAGGCCAACACAGCAACAGTTAGGCCAACACTGTGACATACGCAAGcgacgacagcaacaacaacaaccactacaaAAACATTGGTGGTATAATCTGGTGCAACAACTACCATGTGGCGCATCAAAAGACGATGATACTCAGAGCTGGTCCACCCATTTGCCCACTTtcctaaagcaacaacaacagcggcagcaacaacaatggctgCGCTTTTGCCTTGTGCTCGTCATTTGCCTGTCACTGCCCTCAGCAACGAATACGAAACCTCAGACCTCAGCAacggcggcaacaacaacaacaattgtcacCGAACCACCAACATTGAGCGatacattaacaacaacaccaacagcagaAATAGTAATAGCAACATCAAAGCTGGCAACCACCACCAGCCAAACGGTGCAGTCGCCATCGCCGCCGTCGTCAGCAACTGAAAGTGCTGACAACATCGTGACCAACGAACTTACCGACATCACACACACCACCACAACCAATGCCATCGAAAATGTCATCATTCCTTCAACCAAGCCCAGCGTAAATTCAACGACCGCATCAAAAGCTCTGGCGCAGACGTTGACGGCGTTCACGGTGGGTGCGTTGACAGTGTCAACAGCATTGCCGACGGCAGCGCAAACATTCACAGCCTCATCGCTGTCATCAGCAGcggcaacaacacaacaatcaTACAACACTACAACAGCAACGCTGTTTGACTCCGCCGTCAATGCGTTGGCTGAAGCGAAGCGCAGCGGTGGTGAGAACCTCCGCACGCAAACGGCATGGAATGCGCACTTCGTCAATGAATTGCTGCTGCATGGCGCTGCAGCTACAATAACACAAGCGTCAAATGAATCACCAGCAGCTAGAtatcacagcagcaacaataatgtCATCCGGAATGCGCCCAGTGGGAGCAACACTTTGCATGTCATACAGCAACATAGTCCCACAAATGctaacaccaacagcaacaactacaactacgcTAGTGAAGACAGCGACTTGGGCCGGGTTCGTCACCAACGCGCTGTGCGTTCCGTGAGTCATGGCAGTCCTGGCAGTGTGGGCTTCAGCGGCAGCAGCTTTGGCGGCGTGAGTCAGGCTGGCGGTGGCAGCGGACTGGGCATAAGCGGCAACGGCGGTGTTGTTGGCCTCTCGAATGCGCACGATGGCGAAAGTAATAATCATAACAGTATTGAGTGTCCCAGTTTCGATGAGAATTCGGCGTGCCCGTGCTATAAATTCGAAGATggtgagtttttatttaaacggGAACACCTTCTATATGCAGTACTCAAATGCTGATTAATTTAGAGTAATctcttaaaaaatcagaagagttgcacaaaaaaaaaatatctctacTTGGCACTGCTAACTAAAAAAGAATAGATAATTGGCATAGATAATAATCATAGTGCCTCAAATGATATTTTAGCTTATACTCAGAAGAGGAAaacctccactccgttagaaAGATttggtggagagcgacctgattTCATTTGGAATTTCAAACTGATGCCGAATTGCGAGGAAAAGAGAAGAATGGCGCGCTATTATCGATACGGCTATACTCTACCCAATGCAAAGTAGTCTTCgaaatatttcattgttgaaatattttctcgTTCCTTAGAGTCCCCACCAACCTCAGCTTTCAACgaataaataccaaaaatatttataaaagtttctGTCTTCTCAATAAATCTTTAGATAATCTCATAAAGTGATTTTGGAAAGGTCATCAAAGAGTTAGAATTCAGATAACCCTACCTAATATAAACTTATAAAGAGGTAACTAATCTTATCGCATTAAACAATAAATGGGCGTGTCATATTAAGATGAGGGTCTCTGTGTTAGAATGATTCCAAGTGACTACACTCacttcaatattttatgttagAAACGAAAGAATTGATTCCATGTACAGACATGTAGAATGGAACTTGAGTACTTATATCAGCATTTAAATGAGTACTTTAGTATAGGTGAGATTAACTCTGCCTTAGTATTTTCATAATGAGTCTGTGCCACAATTATTGCCGCAAAGTGAAATATACGTTCGTTATCCATTATCTTAATCAAACCACCTTCTGATTCATCGAGAAAAATATCTCTCTGGTAGTCCGAACTACCATTGCTAAGGAAACTGACATCGCTTGCAATAAAGGGTTACTTCTTGGTATTAGAAGTACCTTATATATAATTCTAGATTAATAGAGTTTCAAGATATTCTTTAAAGAAGCATAACTattcaatatttgaaatactTCCATTGAAATTGCTTATAGAAGTCAGTAAGCCTCATCACATTCAGTTgcataatatttcataatacCGATTAATAGTCGATACACATGTAATCCTGATCTCTCAAAATTCATGGCAATTTCGTGAGTTAAACATAACTGTAGTATGTTCTGTGGATTTTACTATAAAGCcttattttttcaaacttcatATTCCCCATTATAGTACCATGTTCTTTAGATGTTACATTCAATAAATTGTTGAAAGCTTTTAGATCAGTTTCGATCTATCCTTAATCATAAAAGCCTACGACTGCGATTACTCAATGTTTACTGAGCTTACTTAAGATATGGCagaaatgacaaaacaaaatagaaatgaGACAGAGGAATGTACGATAATATTGAGAGATGCTACTCTCTGGCGGTCTTCAAATAATTACTATCATAGTGAGTTTCGCCACTCCGTGCAATAGTTTAGATTTACAGTCCTTGGACATACAGCTTTCTCAATGCGATAAAATGTCCATGGACCTTCGCCTTGATCTTCGAAGTTCGAACTATCTTATAAAGAACTCATTGTTCACGTCAATGACTCATGCCGATAGCTCAGCCTCATCTACACATCCGAACTGGGAAGAAACCACTAGGAGCTTAATCGATGGAGCATGGGTTCGAATATATAAGCGTGAAATGGTTTAAGTAGGTTTATT
This genomic interval carries:
- the LOC105215501 gene encoding uncharacterized protein LOC105215501 — protein: MRCLLLAFNIFFALFSCALSARVCVVDTRNCYRQTNVCGRFGQSNLCQSFSNNCELQSANCQQTAQYTKVDASYCSQLSNGIRGFCLGRSGGHGFGSHGYGGYGYGSGANVQPIKFRG